A single window of Anaerocolumna chitinilytica DNA harbors:
- the rhaB gene encoding rhamnulokinase, with protein sequence MNKYYLAIDIGASGGRHILAHREDGRMVLEEIYRFPNGMIEMDGELIWEVDRLFEEIKTGMKKCLELGKIPESVGIDTWAVDFVLLDEKDKRIGNAVAYRDGRTNGMDREVNCFLGEEELYRESGIQKQLFNTVYQLMALKTKKPDQLKRANKLLMIPDYFHYLLTGEAVSEYTNATTTQLVSPKTKEWNKELIEKLGLPLQIFATIKNPGTELGSLKEVIQKEIGYNCKVVLPATHDTASAVMAVPLKQEDTVYISSGTWSLMGTEQKEANCSEESRIHNFTNEGGYDYRFRYLKNIMGLWMIQSVKKEIGRTLGYGEICEAASRCSIKSLVDCNDNRFLAPKNMTEEVQRACRESGQQVPAGIAEVAAVIYNSLAVCYGKTIQEIEEITGKSYDCIHIVGGGANAEYLNQLTARITGRIVYAGPIEATAAGNIAAQMIAAGELNSLEEARECIFQSFPIATYHP encoded by the coding sequence ATGAATAAGTATTATCTGGCCATCGATATAGGAGCATCCGGTGGGAGACACATACTTGCGCATAGGGAAGACGGCAGGATGGTGTTAGAAGAGATTTACCGTTTCCCAAATGGCATGATCGAAATGGATGGGGAATTAATCTGGGAAGTTGACAGGTTATTTGAAGAGATAAAGACAGGAATGAAAAAGTGTCTGGAGCTTGGGAAAATTCCTGAGAGTGTTGGAATTGATACCTGGGCGGTGGATTTTGTCCTGTTGGATGAAAAGGATAAGCGTATCGGAAATGCGGTTGCATACCGGGATGGCAGAACAAATGGAATGGACAGGGAAGTAAATTGCTTTTTGGGAGAAGAGGAACTATACCGGGAAAGTGGTATCCAAAAGCAATTGTTCAATACGGTCTATCAGCTGATGGCACTAAAGACGAAAAAGCCGGATCAGCTGAAAAGGGCAAATAAACTGTTAATGATACCGGATTATTTTCATTATCTGCTTACCGGCGAGGCAGTATCGGAATATACCAATGCAACAACAACACAGCTGGTAAGCCCAAAAACGAAAGAATGGAATAAAGAACTGATAGAAAAGCTCGGGCTGCCACTACAGATTTTTGCGACGATAAAGAATCCTGGAACTGAGTTGGGTTCTCTGAAAGAAGTAATACAAAAGGAAATTGGATATAACTGCAAGGTGGTTCTACCTGCAACTCATGACACAGCCTCGGCAGTAATGGCAGTACCATTAAAACAGGAAGATACGGTATATATAAGCTCCGGAACCTGGTCATTGATGGGAACGGAGCAGAAGGAGGCAAACTGTTCCGAGGAAAGCAGAATACATAATTTCACCAATGAAGGAGGTTATGATTACCGCTTCCGGTATTTAAAAAACATCATGGGCCTGTGGATGATACAGTCAGTGAAAAAGGAAATTGGCAGGACTTTGGGGTATGGTGAAATTTGTGAAGCCGCCTCCAGGTGCAGTATAAAATCTCTGGTTGACTGTAATGACAACCGGTTCCTTGCACCGAAAAATATGACAGAGGAAGTACAGCGTGCTTGCAGAGAGTCAGGACAGCAGGTACCGGCTGGTATTGCTGAGGTGGCTGCAGTTATCTATAACAGTCTGGCGGTATGTTACGGAAAAACGATACAGGAAATAGAAGAAATCACAGGTAAGAGTTACGACTGTATTCATATTGTAGGCGGTGGTGCCAATGCAGAATATTTAAACCAATTGACAGCAAGGATTACCGGAAGAATAGTGTATGCTGGTCCAATCGAAGCAACTGCAGCTGGAAACATAGCAGCACAGATGATAGCGGCAGGAGAGCTTAACAGCCTTGAGGAGGCCAGGGAATGTATCTTTCAGTCATTTCCAATTGCTACCTATCATCCCTGA
- a CDS encoding AraC family transcriptional regulator has translation MREEILSELKTITPEEQKILSGRAEIEKDLYMSSETNIIDAKKMLDAGKLIQVRTHTRFIHFPKHTHNYIEVIYMCSGSTHHVINGEDVILQQGEILFLNQKATQEIYPAGKDDIAVNFIILPEFFHYGLNMIGTEENMLRDFIVDCLRGENELSAYLHFKVSDVLPVQNLMENMIWSIIYKQPNKRSTNQVTMGLLFLQLMNYMDKLKTDGKSGRQKLILTVLSYIEEHYRDGELSELAESLHYDLYWLSKEVKKRTGRTYTELVQAKRLSQAAYMLNTTSMSVLDISMAVGYDNISYFHRLFQKKYGITPRKYRVSQKNLADGK, from the coding sequence ATGAGAGAAGAAATTCTATCCGAACTGAAGACCATTACACCGGAAGAACAGAAAATATTGTCTGGCAGGGCTGAGATTGAAAAGGACCTGTACATGTCTTCAGAGACAAATATTATTGATGCAAAAAAGATGCTGGATGCCGGTAAGCTCATCCAAGTACGTACACACACCAGGTTCATACATTTTCCGAAGCATACCCATAATTACATTGAAGTAATTTATATGTGTTCCGGCAGTACCCATCATGTAATAAACGGAGAAGATGTCATACTGCAGCAGGGAGAAATACTATTCCTGAATCAAAAGGCAACGCAGGAAATCTATCCGGCAGGAAAAGATGATATAGCAGTAAATTTCATTATACTTCCGGAATTCTTTCATTATGGGCTTAATATGATTGGCACAGAGGAAAATATGCTTCGTGATTTTATTGTGGATTGCCTCAGGGGTGAGAATGAGCTGTCAGCATATCTGCATTTTAAGGTATCAGATGTTCTTCCGGTACAGAATCTCATGGAAAATATGATCTGGTCGATTATCTATAAGCAGCCCAATAAGCGCAGTACCAATCAGGTAACTATGGGACTATTATTCCTGCAGCTTATGAATTACATGGACAAGTTGAAAACAGACGGGAAAAGCGGGCGGCAGAAGTTAATTCTTACAGTATTAAGCTATATTGAGGAACATTACAGAGACGGGGAATTATCAGAACTTGCAGAGAGCCTTCATTATGATCTTTACTGGCTTTCCAAAGAGGTGAAGAAACGAACCGGCAGAACCTATACTGAGCTGGTACAGGCTAAAAGGTTGAGTCAGGCAGCCTATATGCTGAATACGACTTCTATGTCCGTACTGGATATCAGTATGGCAGTGGGATATGATAATATCAGTTATTTTCATCGGTTATTTCAAAAGAAATATGGTATTACACCAAGAAAATACAGAGTCAGCCAGAAGAACCTGGCAGATGGCAAATGA
- a CDS encoding response regulator transcription factor: MYTYIIVDDEILTRKGTIKKLEPLKEQIICAGEAENGEEALKLIEQVMPNILITDMYMPTMDGCDLLKRVREVYPDIHIIVISGYKDFLYAKTAIEANVINYILKPFGREEIQSAILRAVELLDNSKSNEIKLASLKDEEQKTKFYYDLNMIQSVILGYNSTNFELTSEKLKIIEKMHRSVLLTIHSTKVFDNSKLCDYALTIGHGDLSIFIPHPNNKFIGFLLLFFPIPLPQKLDTYLKDICKGIIELLRDNTVCLSIGISSPKENLIQLNEAFAETVQALNQRRYNEKDCFYFCTKEDSSEKPVIWENEDLFLFRVEASEKEEVGTLLEDLFEVFQNKEECTLLEAKFYCADLCQKTKSLYSQYNDTLKGQENSQSVQRIFSVIFHFDELKEYLIRFFTNISLSMKINSVYAIDDVTEKMKIYIERNYRKDVSIEFVSSLFYLNRSYCSHLFKKKTGVNFADYLTRIRIERACYLLKETDQIIYQISKAVGYNNIKYFFRVFKKVTGKTPEQYRTMNKVRSTD, from the coding sequence ATGTATACCTACATTATAGTTGATGATGAAATACTTACCAGAAAGGGAACCATAAAGAAACTTGAGCCCTTAAAGGAGCAAATCATCTGTGCAGGAGAAGCAGAAAATGGAGAAGAAGCATTAAAACTGATTGAACAGGTGATGCCTAATATTCTGATAACAGATATGTACATGCCTACTATGGATGGCTGTGACCTGCTAAAGAGAGTACGCGAGGTATACCCGGATATTCATATTATTGTCATTAGCGGTTACAAAGACTTTCTCTATGCAAAAACAGCCATTGAAGCGAATGTTATTAATTATATTTTAAAGCCCTTTGGCAGGGAGGAAATACAAAGTGCAATTCTACGAGCTGTCGAATTGCTGGATAACTCCAAAAGCAATGAAATAAAGTTGGCTTCCTTAAAGGATGAAGAGCAAAAGACAAAGTTTTATTACGACTTGAATATGATTCAGAGTGTTATTCTGGGTTATAATTCAACAAATTTTGAATTGACCAGTGAGAAACTGAAAATCATTGAGAAAATGCATAGGTCAGTGTTATTAACAATTCACTCAACTAAAGTATTCGATAATTCCAAACTATGTGATTATGCGTTAACAATTGGGCATGGGGACTTATCCATTTTTATCCCTCATCCGAATAATAAATTTATTGGCTTTTTGCTCTTATTTTTTCCCATACCGCTGCCGCAGAAACTGGATACATATTTGAAAGATATCTGTAAGGGAATCATAGAACTTTTAAGAGATAATACCGTCTGCCTGTCCATTGGTATCAGTTCTCCGAAGGAAAACCTGATTCAGCTGAATGAAGCTTTTGCGGAAACAGTCCAGGCATTAAATCAAAGAAGGTATAATGAGAAGGACTGCTTTTACTTTTGTACCAAAGAAGATTCATCCGAAAAGCCCGTTATATGGGAAAATGAAGACTTATTTCTGTTCCGTGTGGAAGCAAGTGAAAAAGAGGAAGTTGGTACGCTGCTGGAAGATCTCTTTGAAGTATTTCAGAATAAAGAGGAATGTACTTTACTGGAAGCAAAATTCTATTGTGCAGATTTGTGTCAAAAGACGAAATCCTTATACAGCCAATATAACGATACACTAAAAGGACAGGAGAATTCCCAGAGTGTACAGCGTATTTTTAGTGTGATTTTCCACTTTGATGAGTTAAAAGAGTATTTGATACGGTTTTTTACAAATATATCATTAAGCATGAAGATAAACAGCGTTTATGCTATTGATGATGTTACGGAGAAGATGAAAATCTATATAGAAAGAAATTACAGGAAAGATGTTAGCATTGAATTTGTATCCTCTCTTTTTTACCTGAACAGAAGCTATTGCAGCCATTTATTTAAAAAGAAAACAGGTGTGAATTTTGCGGATTATTTAACGAGAATCAGGATAGAAAGAGCGTGTTATCTGCTTAAGGAAACAGACCAGATTATTTACCAGATATCCAAAGCTGTAGGGTACAATAATATTAAATATTTTTTTAGGGTATTTAAAAAGGTAACCGGCAAAACACCGGAACAATACCGGACTATGAATAAAGTAAGAAGTACCGATTAA
- a CDS encoding sensor histidine kinase encodes MSLRKRFLYIFTCISVIPIILISTYVYYRYTVLINEQSMSVLDNIGSNAQYKINQRLSEINDMTSTFQLYTENTYSIIDDLKKYEKEGNYTYYDIVKSRNNMRFTCQNIIYTNDFVNGIFIFTPSGVNLGYGWGNNIDIKYEYEPFEDKWYKDAVALKGKLYISDNSTKNFILNADRSISFARALYDVNTHDFLGVLFIDCSPDVFELDSINTLSDIAVLSVVDGNNNLLYTTDNSSDEKTIVNQKSSKQQYVLELPAKKYNLKIKLSLPLSELTARYNYTKVTLIILVIVCTVVLAIISYILSVYLTKPITALSDRMGDKSKKGPITSRKYLNRVDEVGVLYNEYNNMIIEINRYIKEEFQNKLILLDTQMKSLEAQINSHFLYNTLEAINSIAEIENVESISTIALALGDMFRYSIKTESELVTLAEELQHVKNYVSIQEIRYNYSFTVSYEIEEHLYQTRILKLIIQPVVENALFHGLNHCVIEGNIHIKVHEENENICISITDNGLGMSPEQVEQIRTALAKPTSFTSLGHRTKESIGLKNIHSRIQLYYGVQYGLTISSEEKIGTSITVNLPIIKEGV; translated from the coding sequence ATGAGTTTAAGAAAACGTTTCTTGTATATATTTACCTGTATTTCTGTTATACCTATTATCCTCATTTCTACTTATGTCTATTACAGGTATACAGTACTTATCAACGAGCAATCCATGAGCGTCCTTGATAACATAGGTTCCAATGCCCAATATAAAATCAACCAGCGGCTGTCAGAAATTAATGATATGACCTCAACTTTTCAACTTTATACAGAAAATACTTATTCCATAATAGATGATTTGAAAAAGTACGAGAAAGAAGGTAACTATACCTATTATGATATCGTAAAAAGCCGGAACAACATGCGTTTTACCTGCCAGAATATCATTTATACCAATGACTTTGTCAATGGAATATTTATCTTTACACCCAGCGGTGTTAATTTAGGTTATGGCTGGGGAAATAACATAGATATCAAATATGAATATGAACCTTTTGAGGATAAATGGTACAAGGATGCGGTTGCTTTGAAAGGAAAGCTGTATATCAGTGACAACAGTACAAAAAATTTTATTCTAAATGCAGACAGGTCAATTTCCTTTGCCAGAGCGTTGTATGATGTGAATACCCATGACTTTTTGGGGGTATTGTTTATCGACTGTTCCCCTGATGTTTTTGAACTGGATTCTATTAACACCTTGTCCGACATTGCAGTTCTCTCTGTGGTAGACGGTAATAATAACCTGCTCTATACTACGGATAATTCTTCCGATGAAAAAACAATTGTAAACCAGAAATCTTCCAAACAGCAATATGTCCTGGAATTGCCTGCCAAGAAATATAACCTGAAAATAAAGCTAAGTCTTCCGCTTTCCGAACTGACTGCCCGCTATAACTACACCAAAGTTACCCTGATTATTCTTGTTATAGTATGTACGGTGGTGCTGGCAATTATATCATATATTCTTTCCGTATATCTGACAAAGCCCATAACTGCTTTGAGTGACCGGATGGGTGACAAGAGTAAAAAAGGACCGATTACCTCGAGAAAATACTTAAACCGAGTGGATGAAGTCGGAGTTCTCTACAATGAATACAACAACATGATAATTGAAATAAACCGCTATATTAAAGAAGAATTTCAGAATAAACTAATTCTTTTGGATACACAGATGAAATCCCTTGAGGCTCAGATTAATTCCCATTTTCTTTATAATACGCTGGAGGCAATTAATAGTATAGCAGAGATTGAAAATGTTGAGAGTATCTCCACCATTGCCCTGGCACTGGGTGATATGTTCAGGTATTCAATCAAGACGGAGAGTGAACTGGTAACCCTGGCTGAAGAATTACAGCATGTAAAGAATTATGTATCCATCCAGGAAATACGGTATAATTACAGTTTTACTGTATCTTACGAGATAGAAGAGCATTTATACCAGACCAGAATATTAAAGCTTATTATTCAGCCTGTCGTAGAAAATGCACTTTTTCATGGACTCAATCACTGTGTGATAGAAGGGAACATCCATATAAAAGTTCATGAAGAGAATGAAAACATCTGTATATCAATTACGGATAATGGTTTGGGAATGTCCCCTGAACAGGTTGAGCAGATTCGCACGGCTTTGGCAAAGCCTACTTCCTTTACCTCCCTTGGACACCGTACCAAGGAGAGTATTGGATTAAAAAATATCCACTCCCGTATCCAATTGTACTATGGAGTGCAATACGGGCTTACGATTTCAAGCGAAGAGAAAATTGGAACCAGTATCACAGTGAACTTGCCAATAATCAAGGAGGGTGTGTGA